From Bacteroides uniformis:
GGGAATCATCAGAATCGTAGGAATGAGCAATGCAATGCTGTACAGTATGTATTTGGCACGCAGCAGCGAGTAGATAGATTCCTTGCGGCTCATCAGTCCGTCAATGTAATTGCCTTCGTAACCCATCAGTGTGCTGAGGAACATGATGCCGAAGATAATGTAATTATAAAGGACGAAGAAATCTCTCAGACCTCCGTCATACACATCGGAAAAGCTAATGATACTACTGAACATTATCACTACACCGGTGATGGAATAGAGCGAACGCTTACAAATCTTGTTGCGTAGCAATAACTTGAGTTCCAGTCTCATGTATTCGCCTATTTCGCCGTAGCGGTCGAGGAATTTGTATTCGGATACATGTTTTATCCGTGTATCTTCCACTTTGTTCAGTTCATTGTAGATGAGTTTCTGCATCAGGGTGCGGTTGATGAACCACATGAGGGCGATGGCAGCCAGTACACCGATGAATGACAGTATATTGCCGGTGATGAACCCTTCTCCCAGATTGACAAAACAGTCGAAAAGCGGACTGTTGTCCGGAATGAATAGTGCGGCGGCAATGCCACCATATACTACTACCGGTAGTGCCAGCCACCAGATGCGCTCACCCATCAGTGTGCGGCACAACAAGAACCAGTAGTTATTGAATACCATCAGCAGCCAGATGCCAATGCAATAGGTCAGCACACCACTGATTCCATAGAATTTGGTGACGGTGATGATGGAAAACGGAACAAACAGAAACAGCCAGAACAGATTGAAGCCATCCAGTCCGGAACGGATCAG
This genomic window contains:
- a CDS encoding DUF5687 family protein, with protein sequence MSLFLDLRKHGKLAEKRNPMYEKSKFGKFWMYFMFVFWAGYLIFFGTTFAFAFDGGATEAYHVMNSGLIFVLVLDFLIRLPFQKTPTQEVKPYLLLPIKRNRLIDFLLIRSGLDGFNLFWLFLFVPFSIITVTKFYGISGVLTYCIGIWLLMVFNNYWFLLCRTLMGERIWWLALPVVVYGGIAAALFIPDNSPLFDCFVNLGEGFITGNILSFIGVLAAIALMWFINRTLMQKLIYNELNKVEDTRIKHVSEYKFLDRYGEIGEYMRLELKLLLRNKICKRSLYSITGVVIMFSSIISFSDVYDGGLRDFFVLYNYIIFGIMFLSTLMGYEGNYIDGLMSRKESIYSLLRAKYILYSIALLIPTILMIPGMVTGKVSVLGCIAWLIFIPGAVYCCLFQLAVYNNKTTDLNSKMTSRQNIGTGLQNLISGGAFGIPLLLLFALNAIFGKEVTPWILIGIGVTFIATSKFWLMNVYHRLMKRRYKNMEGFRDSRQK